One part of the Anopheles merus strain MAF chromosome 3L, AmerM5.1, whole genome shotgun sequence genome encodes these proteins:
- the LOC121599859 gene encoding DNA replication complex GINS protein PSF1-like — MSSDKGFDLIREYERSTDPIPAFNDDGVRSVLEDISKIYQENYAHAITFNETGDRKLLPLVMYRHNLIKRQKRCVLAYLSNRLFRLKRLRWHVGPILPPEIKSCINDPESAWFNKYSRILAEYMASIHDGYGLNLTNDIKPPKSLYIEVRCLTDYGKFELESGEIVLLKKNSQHYLPKLQCEQLIRQGILQHIT; from the exons atgtcgTCGGATAAAGGATTCGATCTTATTAGAGAGTATGAACGTTCTACTGATCCCATACCAGCGTTCAAT GATGATGGCGTCCGTTCTGTGTTGGAGGATATTTCAAAGATATACCAAGAAAATTATGCCCATGC AATAACGTTCAACGAAACGGGTGACCGGAAACTGCTTCCACTCGTCATGTACCGCCACAATCTCATCAAGCGCCAGAAACGATGCGTCCTGGCCTACCTGTCCAACCGTCTGTTTCGTCTCAAACGGCTCCGCTGGCATGTCGGTCCAATCCTGCCGCCCGAAATCAAATCCTGCATCAACGATCCGGAATCGGCGTGGTTCAACAAGTACTCGCGCATACTGGCCGAGTACATGGCCTCCATTCACGACGGGTACGGGTTGAATCTGACGAACGACATCAAACCGCCGAAATCCCTCTACATCGAGGTACGCTGCCTGACCGACTACGGAAAGTTTGAGCTGGAAAGTGGGGAAATAGTGCTGCTGAAGAAGAACAGTCAACACTACCTACCGAAGCTGCAGTGCGAACAGCTGATCCGGCAGGGCATCCTGCAACACATTACATag
- the LOC121599858 gene encoding peroxisome biogenesis factor 2, whose protein sequence is MGSFAPNTGKMKTNFVPRVNQLDSIQLDNEITNLLRQQIQNILQVLPPGLLSHLQPEINFVLNSALWNFSIRTHYATFGQQMLSIAYEKDQLPSAKLALHYLLTTVLPYAKENAQFRLTSWSRVQKLLQLAENALVLFNLVNFFKFLRSGTRPSLVDCLLRINHRSLDGAKRRTIGYSYMTRELVWAGFLELLGFTIPFVNYHALKRKLRNLLRIEAAPQRQDERVELTADTRCAYCNERVILPHHMGCRHVFCYLCLKGNQLADAGFQCNVCDYRSETFRKVVVL, encoded by the exons ATGGGCAGTTTCGCCCCAAACAcggggaaaatgaaaacaaacttcGTGCCTCGGGTGAATCAG CTAGACTCCATACAGCTCGACAATGAAATAACAAACCTGCTCCGCCAGCAGATACAGAACATTCTACAGGTCCTACCG CCCGGACTGCTGAGCCACCTTCAGCCGGAGATAAATTTTGTCCTAAACTCAGCCCTTTGGAACTTTTCCATCCGCACACACTATGCCACCTTCGGCCAGCAGATGCTATCGATCGCGTACGAAAAAGATCAACTGCCATCGGCAAAGCTAGCTCTTCACTACCTCCTCACGACGGTGCTACCGTACGCCAAAGAAAACGCTCAATTTCGCCTGACCAGCTGGTCGCGGGTGCAAAAGCTCCTCCAGCTAGCGGAAAACGCACTGGTCCTGTTCAATCTGGTTAACTTTTTCAAGTTTCTccgctccggtacgcgaccctCGCTGGTGGATTGTTTGCTGCGCATCAATCATCGCTCGCTGGACGGTGCGAAGCGACGCACGATCGGCTACTCGTACATGACGCGCGAGCTGGTTTGGGCTGGCTTTCTGGAACTGCTCGGATTTACGATCCCGTTCGTGAACTATCACGCGCTGAAGCGAAAGCTGCGCAATTTGCTGCGCATTGAAGCGGCACCGCAGCGGCAGGATGAGCGCGTTGAACTGACCGCGGACACGAGATGTGCGTACTGCAATGAGCGAGTGATTCTACCTCACCACATGGGCTGCAGGCACGTGTTTTGCTACCTGTGTCTGAAGGGCAATCAGCTGGCGGATGCTGGATTCCAGTGTAATGTGTGTGACTACCGCAGTGAAACGTTCCGGAAGGTTGTTGTATTGTAG
- the LOC121599860 gene encoding protein transport protein Sec61 subunit gamma: MDQLTKFYEPGRSFAKDSIRLIKRCTKPDRREFQKIAIATAIGFCIMGFIGFFVKLIHIPINNIIVGS, translated from the coding sequence atggatcaATTGACGAAATTCTACGAACCCGGCCGCTCGTTCGCCAAGGACTCGATCCGACTGATCAAGCGCTGCACCAAGCCGGACCGCCGAGAGTTCCAGAAGATTGCCATCGCCACCGCTATCGGATTCTGCATCATGGGATTCATCGGTTTCTTCGTGAAACTGATACACATCCCGATCAATAACATCATCGTCGGATCATAA
- the LOC121600628 gene encoding mitogen-activated protein kinase kinase kinase kinase 5 isoform X2, which yields MSHQTPMLSSAISRRNPEDEYELIHKIGSGTYGDVYKAKKLQSNELAAIKVIKLEPGDDIQIIQQEILMMRDCRHSNIISYYGSYMRHDKLWICMEYCGGGSLQDIYQVTGPLTELQIAYMCRETLRGLSYLHSMGKIHRDIKGANILLTERGDVKLADFGVSAQITATINKRRSFIGTPYWMAPEVAAVERKGGYNHLCDIWACGITAIELAELQPPMFDLHPMRALFLMSKSGFKPPTLKEKDRWSTNFHSFLKVALTKNPKKRPTAERLLQHAFFQSDMSIRLPQELLQKYHSPHASYYYQESEEEGAIANGPQRITSRMHSSNSVYHCKPLENERSSSPETLPSDMRTLPLHDNSLLACANDDLSSGSNGQQQHQQHRTGNGSGGGGTGSTNHHHHHHHHNLLDDEDSLIASNSSYITASLATASEYDNNGRDDSTLSYDAMDQLTAKLEQLNAQNGATTMGDSQEHEGGSKRHSMDQLNELFKGIDKSSRQRSLSDGDGNSEGASESQPDLLNNTPPIPPKRSHRSRRHTPPRPVSNGLPPTPKVHMGACFSKVFNDCPLHINCTASWIHPETRDQHLLIGAEEGIFNLNLNELHDAAIEQLYPRRTVWLYVIKDILMSLSGKTAQLYRHDLLALHSKQTHRFSMHMKKIPEKLVPRKFALTTKVPDTKGCMQCCVTRNPYNGYKYLCGSMATGIFLMQWYDPLNKFMLLKQCEWPSGNIQYYGANSNVFEMIITPELEYPIVCVNVRKGPNDTLKLDLINTNSTPTWFNTTVEEMDGMATVINRRDTLRPIKVHQIEKDAILVCYDRFVQIVDIQGFPKQSRKLISRVEFSFVIESIVCLTDSVLAFHKYGMQGRSLRNGEITQEITDTSRIYELIGSDNKVVMLQSRTIRADSGGEGTSDVGHDLYILAGHEASY from the exons ATGTCGCACCAAACCCCCATGCTGAGTTCGGCCATCTCCCGCCGCAATCCGGAGGACGAGTACGAGCTGATCCACAAGATCGGCTCCGGGACGTACGGCGATGTGTACAAG GCCAAGAAGCTGCAGTCGAATGAGCTCGCGGCAATCAAAGTCATCAAGCTCGAGCCGGGCGATGACATCCAGATCATCCAGCAGGAAATATTGATGATGCGCGACTGCCGCCACTCGAACATCATCTCCTACTATGGCTCGTACATGCGCCACGACAAGCTCTGGATCTGCATGGAGTACTGTGGCGGGGGCAGCCTGCAGGACATCTACCAGGTGACGGGGCCGCTAACGGAGCTGCAGATCGCGTACATGTGCCGGGAGACGCTGCGCGGCCTCTCCTACCTGCACTCGATGGGCAAGATCCACCGGGACATCAAGGGCGCCAACATACTGCTGACCGAGCGGGGCGACGTGAAGCTGGCCGACTTTGGCGTGAGCGCCCAGATCACGGCCACCATCAACAAGCGGCGAAGCTTCATCG GTACACCCTATTGGATGGCGCCGGAAGTAGCGGCGGTCGAACGGAAAGGTGGTTACAATCATCTGTGCGATATCTGGGCCTGCGGTATCACTGCAATCG AACTGGCCGAACTGCAGCCCCCGATGTTCGATCTGCACCCGATGCGGGCACTCTTCCTGATGTCGAAGAGTGGCTTCAAGCCACCGACGCTGAAGGAAAAGGACCGTTGGAGCACCAACTTTCACTCCTTTCTCAAGGTGGCCCTCACGAAGAACCCGAAAAAGCGACCGACGGCGGAGCGGTTGCTGCAGCACGCCTTCTTCCAGTCGGACATGTCGATCCGGTTGCCGCAGGAGCTGCTGCAGAAGTATCACAGCCCGCACGCGAGCTACTACTACCAGGAGTCGGAGGAGGAAGGA GCCATCGCAAATGGACCACAGAGAATTACGAGTCGAATGCATTCCTCCAATTCTGTTTATCATTGTA AACCATTGGAAAATGAGCGTTCATCTAGTCCAGAAACACTACCGAGTGATAT GCGTACACTACCCTTGCACGATAACTCACTGCTGGCGTGTGCGAACGATGATCTAAGCTCTGGCAGCAAcgggcaacagcagcatcagcagcatcgtACCGGCAATGGgtccggtggtggtgggactGGGTCCAccaatcatcatcaccaccaccaccaccataatTTGCTGGACGACGAGGACAGTCTGATTGCGTCAAACAGCAGCTACATTACGGCCAGTTTGGCGACAGCGTCCGAGTATGACAATAATGGGCGGGACGATTCGACGCTCAGCTATGATGCGATGGATCAGCTGACCGCGAAACTGGAGCAGCTGAATGCG CAAAATGGAGCAACGACGATGGGTGATTCGCAAGAGCATGAAGGCGGTAGCAAGCGACACTCGATGGATCAGCTGAACGAACTGTTCAAGGGAATCGACAAGTCTTCCAGGCAGCGTAGTTTAAGCGATGGAGATGGTAACAGTGAAGGAG CATCCGAATCGCAACCGGACCTGCTCAACAATACACCGCCCATTCCGCCGAAGCGCAGTCATCGCAGCCGGCGCCACACGCCACCTCGCCCCGTATCGAACGGACTGCCACCAACGCCGAAGGTGCACATGGGCGCCTGCTTCTCGAAGGTGTTTAACGACTGTCCGCTGCACATCAACTGCACCGCGTCCTGGATCCATCCGGAGACGCGCGACCAGCATCTGCTGATCGGTGCGGAGGAGGGCATCTTCAACCTCAACCTGAACGAGCTGCACGATGCCGCGATCGAGCAGCTGTACCCGCGCCGCACCGTCTGGCTGTACGTAATTAAGGACATCCTGATGTCGCTGTCCGGCAAGACGGCGCAGCTGTACCGGCACGATCTGCTGGCACTACATTCCAAGCAGACGCACCGCTTCTCGATGCACATGAAGAAGATACCGGAGAAGCTGGTGCCGCGCAAGTTCGCCCTCACGACGAAGGTCCCGGACACGAAGGGCTGCATGCAGTGCTGCGTGACGCGCAATCCGTACAACGGATACAAGTACCTGTGCGGTTCGATGGCGACCGGGATCTTCCTGATGCAATG GTACGATCCGTTGAACAAGTTCATGCTGCTGAAGCAGTGCGAGTGGCCATCCGGCAACATCCAGTATTACGGTGCAAATTCGAACGTGTTCGAAATGATCATCACACCCGAGCTCGAGTACCCGATCGTGTGTGTGAACGTGCGGAAAGGGCCGAACGATACGCTCAAGCTGGATTTGATCAATACCAATAGCA CTCCCACCTGGTTTAACACGACGGTGGAGGAAATGGACGGTATGGCAACGGTTATCAATCGGCGCGATACACTTCGACCAATAAAAGTGCATCAG ATTGAAAAGGATGCGATACTGGTGTGTTACGATCGGTTCGTACAAATCGTCGACATTCAGGGTTTCCCAAAGCAGAGCCGCAAGCTCATATCGCGCGTGGAATTTAGTTTTGTAATCGAAAGTATAG TCTGTTTAACTGATAGTGTATTAGCGTTTCACAAGTACGGTATGCAGGGTCGCTCGCTAAGGAATGGTGAGATTACGCAGGAAATTACCGATACGAGCCGCATCTACGAGCTTATCGGCAGTGACAA CAAAGTGGTAATGCTGCAAAGCCGCACCATCCGTGCGGACAGCGGCGGCGAAGGGACGAGCGATGTCGGCCACGATCTGTACATATTGGCTGGCCACGAAGCAAGCTACTAG
- the LOC121600628 gene encoding mitogen-activated protein kinase kinase kinase kinase 5 isoform X1, whose product MSHQTPMLSSAISRRNPEDEYELIHKIGSGTYGDVYKAKKLQSNELAAIKVIKLEPGDDIQIIQQEILMMRDCRHSNIISYYGSYMRHDKLWICMEYCGGGSLQDIYQVTGPLTELQIAYMCRETLRGLSYLHSMGKIHRDIKGANILLTERGDVKLADFGVSAQITATINKRRSFIGTPYWMAPEVAAVERKGGYNHLCDIWACGITAIELAELQPPMFDLHPMRALFLMSKSGFKPPTLKEKDRWSTNFHSFLKVALTKNPKKRPTAERLLQHAFFQSDMSIRLPQELLQKYHSPHASYYYQESEEEGAIANGPQRITSRMHSSNSVYHCKPLENERSSSPETLPSDMSLLHYIDEELKIRRTLPLHDNSLLACANDDLSSGSNGQQQHQQHRTGNGSGGGGTGSTNHHHHHHHHNLLDDEDSLIASNSSYITASLATASEYDNNGRDDSTLSYDAMDQLTAKLEQLNAQNGATTMGDSQEHEGGSKRHSMDQLNELFKGIDKSSRQRSLSDGDGNSEGASESQPDLLNNTPPIPPKRSHRSRRHTPPRPVSNGLPPTPKVHMGACFSKVFNDCPLHINCTASWIHPETRDQHLLIGAEEGIFNLNLNELHDAAIEQLYPRRTVWLYVIKDILMSLSGKTAQLYRHDLLALHSKQTHRFSMHMKKIPEKLVPRKFALTTKVPDTKGCMQCCVTRNPYNGYKYLCGSMATGIFLMQWYDPLNKFMLLKQCEWPSGNIQYYGANSNVFEMIITPELEYPIVCVNVRKGPNDTLKLDLINTNSTPTWFNTTVEEMDGMATVINRRDTLRPIKVHQIEKDAILVCYDRFVQIVDIQGFPKQSRKLISRVEFSFVIESIVCLTDSVLAFHKYGMQGRSLRNGEITQEITDTSRIYELIGSDNKVVMLQSRTIRADSGGEGTSDVGHDLYILAGHEASY is encoded by the exons ATGTCGCACCAAACCCCCATGCTGAGTTCGGCCATCTCCCGCCGCAATCCGGAGGACGAGTACGAGCTGATCCACAAGATCGGCTCCGGGACGTACGGCGATGTGTACAAG GCCAAGAAGCTGCAGTCGAATGAGCTCGCGGCAATCAAAGTCATCAAGCTCGAGCCGGGCGATGACATCCAGATCATCCAGCAGGAAATATTGATGATGCGCGACTGCCGCCACTCGAACATCATCTCCTACTATGGCTCGTACATGCGCCACGACAAGCTCTGGATCTGCATGGAGTACTGTGGCGGGGGCAGCCTGCAGGACATCTACCAGGTGACGGGGCCGCTAACGGAGCTGCAGATCGCGTACATGTGCCGGGAGACGCTGCGCGGCCTCTCCTACCTGCACTCGATGGGCAAGATCCACCGGGACATCAAGGGCGCCAACATACTGCTGACCGAGCGGGGCGACGTGAAGCTGGCCGACTTTGGCGTGAGCGCCCAGATCACGGCCACCATCAACAAGCGGCGAAGCTTCATCG GTACACCCTATTGGATGGCGCCGGAAGTAGCGGCGGTCGAACGGAAAGGTGGTTACAATCATCTGTGCGATATCTGGGCCTGCGGTATCACTGCAATCG AACTGGCCGAACTGCAGCCCCCGATGTTCGATCTGCACCCGATGCGGGCACTCTTCCTGATGTCGAAGAGTGGCTTCAAGCCACCGACGCTGAAGGAAAAGGACCGTTGGAGCACCAACTTTCACTCCTTTCTCAAGGTGGCCCTCACGAAGAACCCGAAAAAGCGACCGACGGCGGAGCGGTTGCTGCAGCACGCCTTCTTCCAGTCGGACATGTCGATCCGGTTGCCGCAGGAGCTGCTGCAGAAGTATCACAGCCCGCACGCGAGCTACTACTACCAGGAGTCGGAGGAGGAAGGA GCCATCGCAAATGGACCACAGAGAATTACGAGTCGAATGCATTCCTCCAATTCTGTTTATCATTGTA AACCATTGGAAAATGAGCGTTCATCTAGTCCAGAAACACTACCGAGTGATAT gAGTCTATTGCATTATATAGACGAGGAGTTGAAGATAAG GCGTACACTACCCTTGCACGATAACTCACTGCTGGCGTGTGCGAACGATGATCTAAGCTCTGGCAGCAAcgggcaacagcagcatcagcagcatcgtACCGGCAATGGgtccggtggtggtgggactGGGTCCAccaatcatcatcaccaccaccaccaccataatTTGCTGGACGACGAGGACAGTCTGATTGCGTCAAACAGCAGCTACATTACGGCCAGTTTGGCGACAGCGTCCGAGTATGACAATAATGGGCGGGACGATTCGACGCTCAGCTATGATGCGATGGATCAGCTGACCGCGAAACTGGAGCAGCTGAATGCG CAAAATGGAGCAACGACGATGGGTGATTCGCAAGAGCATGAAGGCGGTAGCAAGCGACACTCGATGGATCAGCTGAACGAACTGTTCAAGGGAATCGACAAGTCTTCCAGGCAGCGTAGTTTAAGCGATGGAGATGGTAACAGTGAAGGAG CATCCGAATCGCAACCGGACCTGCTCAACAATACACCGCCCATTCCGCCGAAGCGCAGTCATCGCAGCCGGCGCCACACGCCACCTCGCCCCGTATCGAACGGACTGCCACCAACGCCGAAGGTGCACATGGGCGCCTGCTTCTCGAAGGTGTTTAACGACTGTCCGCTGCACATCAACTGCACCGCGTCCTGGATCCATCCGGAGACGCGCGACCAGCATCTGCTGATCGGTGCGGAGGAGGGCATCTTCAACCTCAACCTGAACGAGCTGCACGATGCCGCGATCGAGCAGCTGTACCCGCGCCGCACCGTCTGGCTGTACGTAATTAAGGACATCCTGATGTCGCTGTCCGGCAAGACGGCGCAGCTGTACCGGCACGATCTGCTGGCACTACATTCCAAGCAGACGCACCGCTTCTCGATGCACATGAAGAAGATACCGGAGAAGCTGGTGCCGCGCAAGTTCGCCCTCACGACGAAGGTCCCGGACACGAAGGGCTGCATGCAGTGCTGCGTGACGCGCAATCCGTACAACGGATACAAGTACCTGTGCGGTTCGATGGCGACCGGGATCTTCCTGATGCAATG GTACGATCCGTTGAACAAGTTCATGCTGCTGAAGCAGTGCGAGTGGCCATCCGGCAACATCCAGTATTACGGTGCAAATTCGAACGTGTTCGAAATGATCATCACACCCGAGCTCGAGTACCCGATCGTGTGTGTGAACGTGCGGAAAGGGCCGAACGATACGCTCAAGCTGGATTTGATCAATACCAATAGCA CTCCCACCTGGTTTAACACGACGGTGGAGGAAATGGACGGTATGGCAACGGTTATCAATCGGCGCGATACACTTCGACCAATAAAAGTGCATCAG ATTGAAAAGGATGCGATACTGGTGTGTTACGATCGGTTCGTACAAATCGTCGACATTCAGGGTTTCCCAAAGCAGAGCCGCAAGCTCATATCGCGCGTGGAATTTAGTTTTGTAATCGAAAGTATAG TCTGTTTAACTGATAGTGTATTAGCGTTTCACAAGTACGGTATGCAGGGTCGCTCGCTAAGGAATGGTGAGATTACGCAGGAAATTACCGATACGAGCCGCATCTACGAGCTTATCGGCAGTGACAA CAAAGTGGTAATGCTGCAAAGCCGCACCATCCGTGCGGACAGCGGCGGCGAAGGGACGAGCGATGTCGGCCACGATCTGTACATATTGGCTGGCCACGAAGCAAGCTACTAG
- the LOC121600630 gene encoding nucleoprotein TPR-like, with the protein MASKLAKLEQDTITNSLEIVHHKVRLLMEVWKMFFDEICYLDYLTSLPSSIEQFLGEIYCLTMNFCVRKTQRIRELQTKMFELRRVLSVGSDDPDDDWERGHMSLDRKLTQLQQRINTLTQQLNERKLLMDEYTREEIQLLSDLGEAAPPHEPLCANPDTGVLPDAQKMAQFADYLSRLRAEKVKRIVTRDKLQSEIRKKAQLLDWVPRKDRHRQLINEQTLIPSLSNLNELQHLDFVLSGLLERKQQQEQQQQQQQTQQNAKPLPAKKGKKQQQQQQQQEGQKIEQNKEENPLPADGKERDQPQQKQPPLPSAAATNHATASNSGTPSPPPPPPSPASEVDLSAAGTSTTTAGGTTASSTASATAATGLFEQTIETYMRVEAVLGRPADRDKIIEEIFSRFRASINVWWERCLILPNERQQCKVLYTDQLDEDAFVAHIEQQKLLQSYYHENEAIFRLIYQWADQWNRAVQLQREQTAAEELAVVNERLAAIRKQLESKCREFEQRCQVKFTMYGMPVMQVLQRCQAKGEKLKLPDSCKVKQAAAPPRTATKKGAASAARQQISPETAVELSTMLKDLLSEQQQQHLLGGPIGSEESNHGTDEWQQQQEEADGDDAEVDDDEDDDEDEDEDDDDDEEEEEEEEDDDDEEEEDDEEDDDADGSSSSSDDGGEVNQKRDDELLEEAFASATAAVTTKTRMHSVNGHPAAS; encoded by the exons ATGGCGAGTAAACTAGCAAAGCTGGA GCAAGACACGATAACAAACTCTCTGGAGATCGTGCACCACAAGGTCCGGCTGCTGATGGAGGTGTGGAAGATGTTCTTCGACGAGATCTGCTACCTGGACTATCTGACCTCGCTCCCGTCCAGCATCGAACAGTTTCTGGGCGAGATCTACTGCCTCACGATGAACTTTTGCGTCCGCAAGACGCAGCGCATCCGGGAGCTGCAGACGAAAATGTTCGAGCTGCGGCGGGTGCTGAGCGTGGGCAGCGACGATCCGGACGATGACTGGGAGCGGGGCCACATGTCGCTCGATCGGAAGCTGacgcagctgcagcagcgcaTCAACACGCTCACCCAGCAGCTAAACGAGCGCAAGCTGCTGATGGATGAGTACACGCGCGAGGAAATCCAGCTGCTAAGCG ATCTTGGCGAGGCCGCACCACCCCACGAACCGCTGTGCGCCAATCCGGATACGGGCGTACTGCCGGACGCGCAAAAGATGGCCCAGTTTGCGGACTACCTGAGCCGGTTGCGCGCCGAGAAGGTGAAGCGCATCGTGACGCGCGACAAGCTGCAGTCGGAGATCCGCAAGAAAGCCCAGCTGCTCGACTGGGTGCCGCGCAAGGACCGCCATCGGCAGCTGATCAACGAGCAGACGCTGATCCCGTCGCTTAGCAACCTGAATGAGCTTCAGCATCTGGACTTTGTGCTGTCGGGGCTGCTGGagcgcaagcagcagcaggaacagcagcagcagcagcagcaaacgcaaCAGAACGCAAAGCCGCTGCCAGCAAAGAAAGgcaaaaagcagcagcagcagcagcagcagcaagaaggACAGAAAATCGAACAGAACAAAGAGGAAAACCCACTGCCAGCTGATGGGAAGGAGCGGGACCAACCACAACAGAAACAGCCACCGTTACCttctgcagcagcaacgaatCATGCAACTGCATCGAACAGCGGCacaccgtcaccaccaccgccaccaccatcacccgcGTCCGAAGTCGACCTATCGGCCGCCGGCACCAGCACGACCACAGCCGGCGGTACCACGGCCTCGAGCACGGCCAGCGCCACTGCCGCCACCGGGCTGTTCGAGCAAACCATCGAAACGTACATGCGCGTCGAGGCGGTGCTGGGCCGACCGGCCGACCGGGACAAAATCATCGAGGAAATATTCAGCCGCTTCCGGGCGAGCATCAACGTGTGGTGGGAGCGGTGCCTGATCCTACCGAACGAGCGACAACAGTGCAAGGTGCTGTACACGGACCAGCTCGACGAGGACGCGTTCGTGGCGCACATCGAGCAGCAGAAGCTGCTCCAGAGCTACTACCACGAGAACGAGGCCATCTTTCGGCTGATCTACCAGTGGGCGGACCAGTGGAACCGGGCGGTGCAGCTGCAACGCGAGCAAACGGCGGCCGAGGAGCTAGCGGTGGTGAACGAACGGCTGGCGGCGATCCGGAAGCAGCTGGAGAGCAAGTGCCGGGAGTTTGAGCAGCGGTGTCAGGTAAAGTTCACCATGTACGGGATGCCGGTCATGCAGGTGCTGCAGCGGTGCCAGGCGAAGGGCGAGAAGCTGAAGCTCCCGGACAGCTGCAAGGTGAAGCAGGCGGCAGCACCACCACGCACCGCCACGAAGAAAGGTGCCGCCAGTGCCGCCCGCCAACAGATATCGCCCGAGACAGCGGTGGAGCTTAGCACGATGCTGAAGGATTTGCtgtcggagcagcagcagcagcatctgctGGGGGGGCCGATCGGGTCGGAAGAATCCAACCACGGTACGGAtgagtggcagcagcagcaggaggaggCGGATGGCGATGACGCTGAAGTCGACGACGATGAAGACGACgatgaggatgaggatgaggatgatgacgacgatgaggaggaggaggaggaggaagaggacgatgatgacgaggaggaggaggatgatgaAGAGGATGACGATGCCgatggtagcagcagcagcagtgacgATGGTGGCGAGGTGAACCAGAAGCGAGACGACGAGCTGCTGGAGGAAGCGTTCGCCTCGGCAACAGCGGCAGTCACGACC aaAACCCGTATGCATTCCGTTAACGGACACCCGGCAGCATCCTGA